The following coding sequences are from one Gadus morhua chromosome 10, gadMor3.0, whole genome shotgun sequence window:
- the LOC115551881 gene encoding sodium/potassium/calcium exchanger 1-like, with protein MTEEGHTLPPSSPSSPPDPEEPGAPAPRPDQDPGGTEGERGDGGQGEDSPPGETAPQGGEEGVREEEEEEEEEGTRDGLGREAEAPGLESEGTSDGPERKGPEQEGTGQEASVEGQGLEGSVEGPAEGQGCEAPAEGQGCEGPVEGPAEGQVCEGPVEGQGCEGLAEGETTGGAEQTEVVKDGVEGNGTGAQESWPQPPQAERLENGIEEEDEDEDEQEQEGAGQAPPTLAHLDAFSSNFESSVEQAVTEVVGGGGGGGGGGGGGRRGPAFRARKSDPGQLQLHLRGDR; from the exons ATGACCGAGGAGGGGCACACCCTgcccccgtcctccccctcctccccccccgacCCAGAGGAGCCCggcgcccccgccccccgcccggaccaggacccgggCGGGACTGAGGGGGAGCGAGGTgacgggggacagggggaggacaGCCCACCGGGGGAGACGGCCccgcagggaggagaggagggagtaagagaagaggaggaggaggaggaggaggaggggacgagAGACGGCCTGGGACGGGAGGCCGAGGCACCCGGGCTTGAGAGCGAGGGGACAAGCGATGGCCCGGAACGCAAGGGCCCAGAACAGGAGGGCACGGGACAGGAGGCCTCTGTGGAGGGCCAGGGACTCGAGGGCTCTGTGGAGGGCCCTGCAGAGGGCCAGGGGTGCGAGGCCCCTGCGGAGGGCCAGGGGTGCGAGGGCCCTGTGGAGGGCCCTGCAGAGGGCCAGGTGTGCGAGGGCCCTGTGGAGGGCCAGGGGTGCGAGGGCCTTGCAGAGGGGGAGACGACGGGAGGAGCGGAGCAGACGGAGGTGGTCAAGGACGGAGTGGAGGGAAACGGGACCGGAGCTCAGGAGAGCTGGCCTCAGCCTCCACAGGCAGAGCG gCTAGAGAATGGGatagaggaagaggacgaggacgaggacgagcaggagcaggaaggagcaggCCAGGCGCCGCCCACGCTGGCCCACCTGGACGCCTTCAGCTCCAACTTCGAATCCTCGGTAGAACAGGCCGTCacagaggtggtgggggggggaggaggaggaggaggaggaggaggaggaggtcggcGAGGCCCAGCCTTTAGGGCCCGCAAGTCAGACCCAGGACAGCTTCAGCTCCACCTTCGAGGAGATCGTTGA